One region of Atribacterota bacterium genomic DNA includes:
- a CDS encoding FAD-dependent oxidoreductase codes for MSDNHLSGAVMVVGGGIGGIQASLDLANAGFKVYLVEKDFSIGGMMAKLDKTFPTNDCAMCILSPKLVECGRHLNIEVLSYAEVESIQGVPGDFTVKIRQKSRFVDVTKCTGCGDCAVVCPIKVPNEFDGNLSERKAIYRPFPQAFPSAFGIRKRGVPNCQAACPLEQKAEGYVALIREGRFEEALRVVRMDNPFPGICGRACHHPCMEQCQRGLLDEAVGIPYLKRFLADFEVKNNIVALPKKQEEQQKRVAIVGGGPSGLSCAYFLRLLGYQVTVFEAQDRLGGMMTLGIPAYRLPRDIVEREINTIKNMGIQVALQKRWGKDFTIEDLFQNGFQAVYLACGAWKGLKAGVEGENHPRIVDGLSYLMLLNKGEEVPDAETVVVIGGGNVAIDCARSALRKGAKKVAIYYRRSREEMPAREEEIEEAQEEGVEFYFCASPKRFLEKDGKLVMETHVMKLCAPDESGRRRPEVIPGMEYEVEADLFIVAIGQKIELPESGVELTSWGTVATDENLHTSRKGVFAGGDFVLGPATLVEAIAHGKRAAFAIDRYLAGKNGDVLSKIPAPLHLPWKERRIARVQTPKRAIDERIKGFLEVTQGYTIQEAQEEARRCLSCGECSECMRCVEACQRRAIQHEEREYTKEIRVGALVFATGSEIFDPTTAYRELGYKKYPNVVTSLDFERILNASGPFQGKVVRPSDKKVPQKVAFIQCVGSRDEERGHSYCSSVCCMYAIKEALVAKEHLAVEKRAESACALCGCETSLPLVDEREEKSILEVAVFAIDVRAYGKDFERYYERAKKEGIRFIKGKVGNVRELENGDLEVTYVDERGLVKKEVFDLVVLSVGLHISQEEQEKLENLGLSIAPWGLPYTDASSPIHSTKEGIFLCGTISSPKDIPDTVQEASACACEVASFLHSARFSEVREREYPIERDVSTEPVRIGVFICRCGINIAGIIDTSVLVEWARSFPGVVYAEENLYTCSQDTQERIKEKVREYALNRVIVASCSPRTHEGLFRETLREAGLNPYLFEMANIRDQCSWVHQEWPKEATEKAKDLVAMAIAKASLLEPLVSVPLAIQKSVLVVGGGLSGMVAAWEAAQQGLEVYLIEKEEELGGRLREFREYFTVEGQNLVQIKNELAAKVSNHPRIHVMVKSRVKESSGFVGNFETVIEEDGQIKTIKHGGVILATGGISYHPKEFLYGEDPRVMTQTELEKILGKEGFSQPGKVVMLQCVGSRNTEHPYCSRVCCLTAIKNALRIKKLYPEMEVYILYRDIRSYGLYERYYREARQMGVVFIPFADGDNPVVFREDNQLLVRVRTTILDEEINLPANWLILSTGIEPEIGNRELAQIFKVPLNQDGFFLEAHVKLRPVDFATEGVFVCGLAHGPKLAQESMIQAKACIARLMTILSKEIIHAEAQIARVMERWCTACGDCERVCQYGAVRINFEKNVAEVNPALCKGCGLCSATCKSGAITVQGFAPEQILSEVEYLSW; via the coding sequence ATGAGCGATAACCACCTCAGCGGAGCAGTAATGGTGGTTGGTGGTGGTATTGGAGGAATCCAAGCTTCTCTCGACCTTGCAAATGCTGGCTTTAAGGTATACCTGGTGGAAAAAGATTTTTCCATTGGGGGAATGATGGCCAAGCTCGATAAAACTTTTCCCACCAATGACTGCGCCATGTGTATTCTTTCTCCGAAACTGGTGGAGTGTGGGAGGCATCTCAATATTGAGGTTCTTTCTTACGCTGAGGTTGAGTCGATTCAAGGTGTGCCGGGTGATTTCACCGTAAAAATAAGACAGAAAAGCCGATTTGTGGACGTAACGAAGTGCACCGGGTGTGGAGATTGTGCAGTCGTTTGTCCAATAAAGGTACCAAATGAATTCGACGGAAACCTTTCGGAACGTAAAGCCATTTATCGACCTTTTCCTCAGGCTTTTCCCAGTGCCTTTGGAATTAGAAAAAGAGGTGTACCAAACTGTCAGGCTGCCTGTCCTCTGGAACAGAAAGCCGAAGGATATGTAGCTTTAATCCGAGAAGGACGTTTTGAAGAAGCGCTTCGAGTGGTGCGTATGGACAATCCCTTTCCTGGTATCTGTGGTCGGGCTTGTCACCATCCCTGTATGGAACAATGTCAAAGGGGACTTCTTGATGAGGCAGTGGGAATTCCATATTTGAAGAGATTTTTGGCTGACTTTGAAGTGAAAAACAACATTGTTGCTCTTCCTAAAAAACAGGAAGAACAACAAAAGCGTGTTGCCATCGTGGGCGGTGGCCCCAGTGGGTTGAGCTGTGCATACTTTTTGCGACTCCTGGGATACCAGGTCACCGTATTTGAAGCCCAGGATCGCTTAGGTGGAATGATGACGCTGGGGATTCCTGCGTATCGCTTGCCAAGGGATATTGTGGAACGAGAGATTAATACCATTAAAAACATGGGTATTCAGGTTGCGTTGCAGAAGAGATGGGGAAAAGATTTCACAATTGAAGATTTGTTCCAGAACGGTTTCCAGGCGGTATACCTGGCCTGTGGTGCCTGGAAAGGGCTGAAAGCAGGAGTGGAAGGTGAAAACCACCCCCGGATTGTGGATGGTTTAAGTTATCTCATGCTGCTGAATAAGGGCGAAGAAGTGCCGGACGCCGAGACAGTAGTGGTCATAGGCGGTGGTAATGTGGCTATCGACTGCGCTCGAAGTGCCTTGCGGAAGGGAGCCAAAAAAGTAGCAATATACTACCGGCGTTCCCGGGAAGAGATGCCAGCCCGCGAAGAAGAGATTGAAGAGGCTCAGGAAGAAGGGGTAGAATTCTATTTTTGCGCCAGCCCCAAAAGGTTTTTGGAAAAGGATGGGAAACTTGTGATGGAAACCCACGTCATGAAGCTTTGTGCTCCGGACGAATCAGGGCGTCGGAGACCAGAGGTCATTCCAGGGATGGAGTACGAAGTGGAAGCAGACCTTTTTATCGTGGCCATTGGTCAAAAGATTGAACTTCCCGAGAGCGGTGTTGAACTGACTTCCTGGGGAACTGTGGCTACGGATGAAAATCTTCATACCTCCCGAAAGGGTGTTTTCGCCGGTGGAGACTTTGTGCTCGGTCCAGCAACTCTGGTTGAAGCCATTGCTCATGGGAAAAGGGCTGCTTTTGCCATTGACCGGTATCTTGCGGGGAAAAATGGGGACGTGTTATCCAAAATTCCCGCCCCATTGCATCTACCCTGGAAAGAACGAAGGATAGCAAGGGTGCAAACTCCAAAACGTGCTATTGATGAACGGATCAAGGGGTTTTTAGAGGTGACTCAAGGGTACACGATTCAGGAAGCTCAAGAGGAAGCAAGAAGGTGTCTTTCCTGTGGGGAGTGTTCGGAGTGCATGCGCTGTGTGGAAGCGTGCCAGCGCCGGGCCATTCAGCACGAAGAAAGGGAATACACGAAAGAAATTCGGGTGGGAGCTCTGGTTTTTGCTACTGGGAGCGAAATTTTCGACCCGACTACAGCGTACCGTGAATTGGGGTACAAGAAGTACCCCAATGTGGTCACAAGCTTAGATTTCGAACGTATCCTCAATGCTTCAGGTCCTTTTCAGGGTAAAGTCGTCCGTCCATCGGATAAAAAGGTTCCTCAGAAAGTTGCCTTTATCCAGTGCGTTGGTTCTCGTGATGAGGAGCGGGGCCATTCCTACTGTTCGTCGGTGTGTTGTATGTATGCCATTAAAGAAGCTTTGGTGGCCAAAGAACACTTAGCGGTGGAAAAGAGGGCAGAGAGCGCTTGTGCTCTGTGTGGTTGTGAAACCTCCTTGCCTTTAGTTGATGAAAGGGAAGAAAAATCGATTCTTGAAGTGGCTGTTTTTGCTATCGATGTCCGAGCTTACGGAAAAGACTTTGAACGTTACTATGAACGAGCCAAAAAAGAGGGAATTCGGTTCATCAAGGGAAAAGTTGGGAATGTCCGTGAGTTAGAAAACGGTGACTTGGAAGTGACCTATGTTGATGAACGTGGTTTGGTGAAGAAAGAGGTTTTCGATCTTGTGGTGCTCTCGGTAGGATTGCACATTTCCCAAGAAGAACAGGAAAAGCTGGAAAACCTTGGTTTATCCATTGCCCCCTGGGGACTCCCGTATACCGACGCTTCCTCTCCCATTCATTCCACAAAAGAAGGGATATTTCTCTGTGGTACCATATCCTCTCCCAAGGATATTCCGGATACAGTTCAGGAGGCCAGTGCTTGTGCCTGTGAAGTGGCTTCTTTCCTTCACTCCGCGCGCTTCAGTGAAGTGCGGGAAAGAGAGTACCCGATAGAAAGAGATGTGAGCACAGAACCAGTGCGCATTGGAGTTTTTATCTGCCGATGTGGGATTAACATTGCTGGCATTATTGATACAAGTGTGCTGGTAGAGTGGGCACGGAGTTTTCCTGGTGTCGTTTACGCCGAAGAAAACCTGTACACTTGTTCTCAGGATACTCAGGAACGGATTAAGGAAAAAGTTCGTGAGTATGCCTTGAATCGAGTCATTGTTGCCTCATGTTCTCCGCGAACTCACGAAGGGCTTTTTCGGGAAACCCTCCGGGAAGCAGGGCTCAATCCTTATCTTTTTGAGATGGCTAACATCCGCGATCAGTGTTCCTGGGTACATCAGGAATGGCCTAAGGAAGCTACCGAAAAAGCCAAAGATCTTGTGGCTATGGCCATTGCCAAAGCTTCTCTTCTTGAGCCTTTGGTTTCCGTACCTCTGGCCATTCAGAAATCTGTACTGGTTGTTGGTGGTGGACTCTCAGGCATGGTGGCTGCCTGGGAAGCAGCGCAGCAAGGGCTGGAAGTGTACTTAATTGAAAAAGAAGAAGAGCTAGGAGGGAGATTACGGGAATTTCGTGAGTACTTCACTGTGGAAGGGCAGAACCTTGTTCAGATTAAAAACGAACTCGCAGCAAAAGTCAGCAACCATCCTCGAATTCACGTTATGGTCAAAAGCAGGGTCAAGGAAAGTAGCGGTTTTGTGGGCAATTTTGAGACGGTGATTGAAGAGGATGGACAGATAAAAACCATAAAACATGGAGGAGTGATTTTGGCAACTGGAGGGATATCGTACCATCCTAAAGAATTCCTATATGGAGAAGACCCGAGAGTGATGACTCAAACTGAACTGGAAAAAATCCTTGGAAAAGAAGGCTTCTCCCAACCTGGAAAAGTGGTTATGCTTCAATGTGTAGGTTCTCGAAACACGGAGCATCCGTACTGTAGCCGGGTTTGTTGTCTTACAGCCATTAAAAACGCATTAAGAATTAAAAAACTCTATCCCGAAATGGAAGTGTATATCCTCTATCGCGATATTCGCAGTTATGGTCTTTACGAACGGTACTACCGGGAAGCTCGCCAAATGGGTGTGGTTTTTATCCCCTTTGCGGATGGTGATAATCCGGTGGTTTTCCGTGAGGATAATCAACTCTTGGTGCGGGTGCGAACAACTATTCTGGATGAAGAAATAAATTTACCAGCAAACTGGCTTATCCTTAGCACTGGTATTGAGCCTGAAATTGGAAATCGGGAATTGGCCCAGATTTTCAAGGTTCCACTTAATCAAGATGGATTTTTCCTTGAAGCGCATGTGAAACTTCGTCCGGTGGATTTTGCCACAGAAGGCGTTTTTGTCTGCGGTTTAGCTCATGGCCCCAAGTTGGCTCAGGAAAGCATGATTCAGGCAAAAGCCTGTATTGCTCGCCTTATGACCATCTTGAGCAAGGAAATCATTCATGCTGAGGCCCAAATTGC
- a CDS encoding 4Fe-4S binding protein → MKRYDEDFSPESFEEIFILTDSFSWDRERTLRFALERKVNPLKIRVFPWEEIQHAFPTKALQTFEHFFMDAIKRQKKPPSVKATQLLPEKRVLVTPRRETMLEEALSRLDIPYIVRKEPLLVKREGINFLLYDSPSGETVGAIILLPEWDEKPPLFIPPEVEETRRILPLNQFKNGMTRKTMRNKTLVFIVPPDSSSLLEDWKEVFGLSRRLAERERAQVFVLAQEIVVAGASLEQEYREARNQGVLFEKVRMDAVKLQPTLEMQGAWVEFETERDGYSLKIRADWVIYVPRRTYLPFPAIPWWKGEKEEEEFGDLENPNLPPFSSFLDGVFVFSRRDQDNFLQLAQAVEEYLNQGRLTLSECASVDEEKCVLCLTCFRTCPWRAVSIEGESKRKKARINWEQCHLCGICMAFCPASAIGINSLYTEDFFFIKSTWSEEQ, encoded by the coding sequence CCTGAATCTTTTGAGGAAATCTTTATTCTAACTGACAGTTTTTCCTGGGATAGAGAGCGAACGCTCAGATTCGCTCTAGAAAGAAAGGTAAATCCATTGAAAATCAGGGTTTTCCCCTGGGAAGAAATACAGCATGCTTTCCCCACCAAGGCTCTACAAACATTCGAACATTTCTTTATGGATGCTATAAAAAGGCAAAAGAAACCCCCCTCTGTTAAGGCTACTCAGCTTCTGCCCGAAAAACGAGTGCTCGTTACTCCTCGTCGAGAGACGATGCTGGAAGAAGCACTGTCCCGCTTGGATATTCCATACATTGTGAGAAAGGAACCGCTTCTGGTAAAAAGAGAGGGAATAAACTTTCTTCTCTATGATTCCCCTTCAGGGGAAACAGTAGGAGCAATCATTCTTCTTCCTGAATGGGATGAAAAACCACCGCTTTTTATTCCTCCTGAGGTCGAAGAAACAAGACGAATACTTCCCCTTAACCAATTTAAGAATGGTATGACTCGAAAGACGATGCGAAATAAAACCCTTGTTTTCATTGTGCCTCCAGATAGTTCCTCATTGTTGGAGGATTGGAAAGAAGTCTTTGGGCTTTCTCGGCGCCTGGCCGAGAGGGAACGAGCACAAGTTTTCGTTTTGGCCCAGGAAATCGTAGTGGCTGGTGCTTCCTTAGAGCAAGAGTATCGCGAGGCTCGAAATCAGGGAGTTTTATTTGAAAAAGTCAGGATGGATGCGGTGAAGCTACAACCTACTTTAGAAATGCAAGGAGCTTGGGTGGAGTTTGAAACTGAAAGAGATGGATACAGCCTCAAAATCAGAGCAGACTGGGTGATCTATGTGCCTCGACGAACATATCTTCCCTTTCCCGCCATACCCTGGTGGAAAGGAGAAAAGGAAGAAGAGGAATTTGGCGACCTTGAGAACCCAAATTTACCACCTTTTTCTTCGTTTCTTGATGGGGTATTCGTCTTCTCCCGACGTGATCAGGACAACTTCCTACAGCTTGCCCAGGCAGTGGAAGAGTACTTGAACCAGGGAAGGCTTACTCTTTCCGAATGTGCTTCAGTCGATGAGGAAAAATGTGTGCTTTGTCTCACTTGTTTTCGAACCTGTCCCTGGAGAGCCGTCAGTATCGAGGGAGAGAGCAAGAGAAAAAAAGCCCGGATTAACTGGGAACAGTGTCATTTGTGTGGTATCTGTATGGCTTTTTGTCCTGCCTCAGCTATCGGAATCAATAGCCTGTATACCGAAGATTTTTTCTTTATCAAGTCTACCTGGAGTGAAGAACAATGA
- a CDS encoding hydrogenase iron-sulfur subunit: protein MRIASIGCNQGGFTALLRFLEVFPEHEMDVMAVPCLGVVNEEMMLKVLENGYQYLILAGCPLGSCVNQRGSDFAFRKTQRVNTLLKEADIDKKVACVLVTAEKVGEIQRVLESLLLNTVGESK from the coding sequence ATGAGGATTGCATCGATTGGTTGTAATCAAGGCGGTTTTACGGCGCTCCTCCGCTTTCTTGAGGTATTTCCAGAGCATGAAATGGACGTTATGGCTGTCCCCTGCTTAGGGGTGGTTAATGAGGAAATGATGTTGAAGGTTTTGGAAAACGGCTATCAGTATTTGATTTTGGCGGGCTGTCCTTTGGGAAGTTGTGTGAATCAGCGAGGAAGTGATTTTGCATTTCGGAAAACTCAAAGAGTGAATACTCTTCTAAAAGAAGCGGACATCGATAAGAAAGTTGCGTGTGTGTTGGTCACAGCCGAAAAGGTGGGAGAGATTCAGAGAGTCCTTGAAAGTCTCTTATTGAACACCGTGGGAGAATCAAAATGA
- a CDS encoding methylenetetrahydrofolate reductase C-terminal domain-containing protein gives MIVGERKPIREIVDNLKTSRSVLVLACGTCVTVCMSGGEKEARELAAILRLKGFTAQASVAERQCEPEFNLVLQKEIASYEVLLSLACGIGTQVLSECFPDKLVLPGLNTTFMGAPVHQGIWEERCSGCGDCTVHHFGNVCPVTRCAKSLLNGPCGGSKGGKCEVKSERDCAWQLIYDRMKMQGRLEELLSIQPPKNWSSSRYGGQRKMLREDVTL, from the coding sequence ATGATTGTTGGAGAGAGGAAACCCATTCGCGAAATCGTAGATAACCTAAAAACTTCTCGGAGTGTGCTGGTTTTAGCTTGTGGGACCTGTGTTACGGTATGCATGTCTGGGGGGGAGAAAGAAGCCAGGGAACTTGCTGCTATCCTCCGTTTGAAAGGATTTACAGCGCAAGCTTCGGTGGCGGAGAGGCAGTGCGAACCGGAATTCAACCTTGTGCTTCAAAAGGAGATTGCTTCGTACGAGGTGCTCCTTTCGTTGGCCTGTGGAATTGGAACTCAGGTTCTCTCCGAATGTTTTCCTGATAAGTTGGTTTTACCCGGTCTCAATACCACCTTCATGGGGGCGCCGGTCCACCAGGGAATATGGGAAGAACGCTGCTCAGGATGTGGAGATTGTACCGTTCATCACTTTGGGAATGTTTGTCCGGTGACTCGCTGTGCCAAAAGCTTACTCAATGGTCCCTGTGGAGGATCGAAAGGTGGTAAGTGTGAGGTGAAGTCAGAGCGGGATTGTGCCTGGCAGCTCATCTACGACCGTATGAAAATGCAGGGTAGGCTGGAAGAGCTTCTCTCGATTCAACCACCCAAAAATTGGTCTTCCTCTCGGTATGGGGGTCAGAGAAAGATGCTTCGTGAGGACGTGACATTATGA
- a CDS encoding methylenetetrahydrofolate reductase: MSFLAEILGRGIFAVTAEVGPPKGTERSIIEKKCLQLRGYVDAVNITDNQTAIVRLSSLASCLIAQDCGIEPVMQMVCRDRNRIALQSDFLGACALGIENILCLTGDHQSMGNHPQAKNVFDVDSVQLLSIFHNMRDRKIFENGENLKGEVKVFLGAGENPFADPMEFRVYRLAKKIQAGAQFIQTQAVFDVEAFSRFMEEVRKMKLHERAFILAGVIPVKSIQAMHYMQKEVPGLVIPQYLVERMKRSEDPKEEGVKICVEIIEELKRIEGVRGVHIMAIAWESIVPEIVKRSGLYPRPLREVE, encoded by the coding sequence ATGAGCTTTTTAGCAGAAATTCTTGGTAGGGGAATCTTTGCTGTTACGGCTGAAGTGGGACCACCTAAGGGAACCGAAAGAAGTATCATTGAGAAAAAATGCTTGCAGTTACGAGGGTATGTTGACGCGGTAAACATCACCGATAACCAGACCGCCATTGTGCGCTTAAGTAGTCTTGCCAGTTGTCTTATCGCTCAGGATTGCGGAATAGAGCCAGTAATGCAGATGGTATGTCGAGATCGTAATCGCATTGCACTCCAGAGTGATTTTTTGGGAGCCTGTGCTCTGGGAATTGAGAACATCTTGTGCCTTACCGGTGACCACCAGAGTATGGGCAACCATCCTCAGGCAAAGAATGTTTTTGACGTCGATTCTGTCCAGCTTCTCAGTATTTTCCATAACATGCGTGACAGAAAGATTTTTGAAAATGGTGAAAATTTGAAAGGAGAAGTCAAAGTTTTTCTAGGCGCTGGGGAAAATCCTTTTGCTGATCCCATGGAGTTCCGGGTGTACCGTCTGGCAAAAAAAATCCAGGCGGGAGCCCAATTTATTCAAACGCAAGCTGTTTTTGATGTGGAGGCATTCTCCCGCTTCATGGAAGAAGTACGAAAGATGAAGCTTCATGAAAGGGCGTTCATTCTTGCCGGTGTCATACCAGTGAAGTCTATCCAGGCTATGCACTATATGCAAAAAGAAGTGCCTGGTCTTGTAATTCCTCAATACCTCGTGGAGAGGATGAAAAGGTCAGAGGACCCAAAGGAGGAAGGAGTTAAAATCTGTGTGGAAATTATCGAGGAACTAAAGAGAATAGAAGGAGTTCGAGGAGTGCATATCATGGCCATTGCCTGGGAAAGTATTGTACCGGAGATCGTCAAAAGGAGTGGCCTATACCCTCGACCCTTAAGAGAGGTTGAGTAA
- a CDS encoding 4Fe-4S dicluster domain-containing protein: MIEERLIDPQFKYRVASRTGGEGLLVCFSCGVCTAGCPVAEVEANFNPRRIIHQVLLGEKEKVLTSKYLWMCVGCYRCTAHCPQDVEFTNILKVLREIAVEEGYVSKEWKEIVEDLDRRTQKLRRDCLDYLFENAIFSFPRYLGFYQKEIEKLSFVDGGREDER, encoded by the coding sequence ATGATAGAAGAACGGTTGATTGATCCACAGTTTAAGTACCGGGTTGCTTCGCGTACCGGAGGAGAAGGGTTGCTGGTATGCTTTTCTTGTGGAGTGTGCACAGCTGGATGTCCGGTGGCGGAAGTGGAGGCGAATTTTAACCCCCGGCGCATTATCCATCAGGTTCTTTTAGGGGAAAAAGAAAAGGTGCTTACTTCTAAGTACCTGTGGATGTGTGTGGGGTGTTACCGCTGTACCGCCCACTGTCCCCAAGATGTTGAATTCACCAACATTCTCAAAGTCCTTCGAGAAATCGCCGTAGAAGAGGGATACGTGAGCAAAGAGTGGAAGGAGATTGTCGAAGACCTGGATCGAAGAACGCAGAAGCTACGGCGCGACTGCCTCGATTACCTTTTTGAGAATGCCATTTTTTCCTTTCCTAGATACCTCGGTTTTTATCAGAAAGAGATTGAAAAACTCTCTTTTGTAGATGGAGGGAGGGAAGATGAGCGATAA